Proteins encoded in a region of the Scatophagus argus isolate fScaArg1 chromosome 1, fScaArg1.pri, whole genome shotgun sequence genome:
- the dagla gene encoding diacylglycerol lipase-alpha isoform X4 encodes MPGMVMFRRRWSVGSDDLVLPALFLFLLHLIWLVVLSVVLFGLPYGSDQSCSVTLVDHGRGYLGILVSCLICESAIMWLSMRGSILYTQPREAVQYVLYIRLAILLVELVYAVVGIAWLVQYYQPCSDVTAKNLALGIVACNWLVIFSVCITLMCTFDPTGRTFVKLKATRRRQRNLTTYTLRHRLEEGQASSWSRRLKFFMCCTRAQDTQSDAYSEVASLFAEFFRDLDIVPSDIIAGLVLLRQRQRSKRSSILDQANNDILAFLSGMPVTRNTRYLDLKNSAEMNMYKDVCYYMLFALAAYGWPMYLMRKPACGLCRLASSCPCTSVSGSRLSQSVTVEEDNCCGCNVLAIRRHFLDRDLKQVHIVYTSCHDAVYETPFFVAVDHEKKKVVISIRGTLSPKDALTDLTGDSERLPVEEQHGTWLGHKGMVYSAEYIKKKLEQEMILSQAFGRDLSKGTMHYGLVIVGHSLGAGTAAILSFLLRPQYPTLHCYSYSPPGGLLSEDAMEYSKEFVTSVVLGKDLVPRLGLSQLEGFRRHLLEVLQKSNKPKWRIIAGGTKCIPKSELPLEDDDPQSQPTAPPNSCLWLHPSDLSIALSASTPLYPPGRIIHVVHNHPPETCCGQEEPTYSALWGDNKAFNEVIISPAMLNEHMPHMVMEGLNKVLENYNKGKTALLSAAKIMVSPTEVDLNPESMFMDTSTTSQQPTPTTHHRRNSSVRSCAQSEISLDGFSECPPPPVPVVLRGARERLAVELRERKAPLAVMESLSDAESLYSLDSRRSSAALRGSPMLSSLPFPLDAPIPEENPSLSSRTELLAADCLCQATPEHLGEVGPFFTPLESRSTPEYPMRLSPATPRYSGHHSPALLNQSVLAQPFKPELNANPKMLPDGDHQQMPGVYSPGSTPNSPLSPQIGSKPVDREKKDWELGTDEKRLSPGARPAASTPPPQLSNGNPSQAVLEFAQYLDSLFRLDGSSSPPMELSDGESESGRGSFGQGECLENGQQLDDKQLLARATLEPNLVPKPPRTFAGSADPSSGISLSPSFPLSSSEELNDLSPGEGALPAIHSLRTSTPCHCPEENTLSSMV; translated from the exons ATGCCTGGCATGGTGATGTTTCGGCGGCGCTGGTCAGTTGGCAGTGATGACCTGGTGCTGCCCgccctcttcctttttttattgcacttaATCTG GTTGGTGGTTCTGTCCGTGGTTTTGTTCGGCCTCCCGTATGGCTCAGACCAGTCCTGTTCCGTCACACTGGTGGACCATGGCCGAGGGTACCTGGGCATCCTGGTCAGCTGCCTTATCTGTGAGAGCGCCATCATGTGGTTGAGCATGAGAGGCAGCATTCTGTACACGCAGCCCAGAGAAGCTGTGCAGTACGTCCTTTATATACGGCTAG ctATTCTGTTGGTTGAGTTAGTATATGCAGTAGTGGGAATTGCCTGGCTTGTCCAGTATTACCAGCCCTGCTCTGATGTCACTGCCAAAAACCTGGCTTTGG GAATTGTTGCATGCAACTGGCTAGTGATATTCAGCGTCTGCATTACCCTCATGTGCACCTTTGATCCTACGGGTCGGACTTTCGTCAAACTGAAAGCCACCCGTCGGCGTCAGCGTAACCTCACTACGTACACGCTCAG ACATAGGCTAGAGGAAGGCCAAGCCAGCAGCTGGAGCAGGCGACTAAAATTCTTCATGTGCTGCACAAGAGCCCAGGATACACAGTCG GATGCGTATTCAGAAGTGGCCAGCCTTTTTGCAGAGTTCTTCAGAGATCTGGACATTGTGCCTAGTGATATTATTGCTGGCCTGGTACTTCTTCGCCAGAGACAGAGATCTAAGAGATCCTCTATCCTGGACCAG GCCAACAATGACATTTTAGCCTTCTTATCTGGAATGCCTGTCACTCGTAACACTAGATACCTGGACCTTAAGAACTCA GCCGAGATGAACATGTACAAGGATGTGTGTTATTACATGCTGTTTGCCCTTGCTGCATATGGGTGGCCCATGTACCTAATGAGGAAGCCTGCCTGCGGGCTGTGCCGCCTGGCCAGCTCCTGCCC TTGTACATCAGTGTCTGGCTCCCGGTTGTCTCAGTCCGTAACAGTAGAGGAGGACAATTGTTGTGGCTGTAATGTCCTGGCCATTCGCAGACACTTCTTGGACAGGGACCTCAAGCAGGTTCACATTGTCTACACTTCCTGCCACGATGCT GTTTACGAGACCCCGTTTTTTGTGGCAGTGGATCATGAGAAAAAGAAGGTGGTCATCAGTATCAGAGGAACGCTATCACCAAAG gatgcCTTGACAGATCTGACGGGGGATTCTGAACGTTTGCCTGTGGAGGAGCAGCACGGGACCTGGCTTGGCCACAAG GGGATGGTTTACTCAGCAGAATACATTAAGAAGAAACTGGAGCAGGAAATGATCTTGTCGCAAGCCTTTGGAAGAGACTTG AGCAAGGGCACCATGCACTATGGACTGGTGATAGTCGGACACTCTCTTGGCGCGGGCACTGCTGCTATCCTCTCCTTCCTGCTGAGACCTCAGTACCCCACACTTCACTGCTACTCTTACTCTCCACCTGGTGGCCTTCTTAG TGAGGATGCCATGGAGTATTCCAAAGAGTTTGTCACATCAGTGGTATTAGGAAAAGACCTGGTACCGAG GCTTGGTCTGTCCCAACTGGAGGGTTTTCGACGCCACCTTCTGGAAGTCTTACAGAAAAGTAACAAGCCAAAG TGGAGGATCATTGCGGGAGGCACCAAATGCATCCCAAAGTCAGAGCTTCCGCTAGAGGATGATGATCCTCAATCTCAGCCAACAGCACCCCCCAACAGTTGCCTGTGGCTCCACCCTAGTGACCTCAGCATTGCCCTGTCAGCCTCCACCCCACTTTACCCTCCTGGCAGGATCATCCACGTGGTGCACAACCATCCTCCAGAGACATG CTGTGGTCAGGAGGAGCCAACCTACTCAGCTCTGTGGGGGGACAACAAGGCCTTCAATGAGGTCATCATATCACCTGCCATGCTTAATGAGCACATGCCCCACATGGTGATGGAGGGCCTCAACAAG gtGCTGGAGAACTACAACAAAGGGAAAACCGCTTTGCTGTCAGCAGCCAAGATCATGGTGAGCCCGACAGAAGTGGACTTGAACCCAGAGTCCATGTTCATGGATACATCAACAACTTCTCAGCAGCCGACGCCTACAACCCACCACCGCAGGAACAGCAGTGTTCG TTCATGTGCCCAGTCTGAAATATCCCTGGATGGTTTCTCTGAGTGCCCTCCTCCCCCAGTGCCTGTAGTGCTGCGTGGAGCACGGGAGCGCTTGGCAGTGGAGCTGAGGGAACGCAAAGCACCACTGGCTGTCATGGAGAGTCTGTCAGATGCAGAATCCCTCTATAGCCTGGATTCCCGACGCTCCTCTGCTGCGCTGAGGGGTTCACCGATGCTGAGTAGCCTCCCGTTCCCTTTGGATGCCCCAATCCCAGAGGAGAACCCGTCCCTCAGCTCCCGCACTGAACTACTGGCTGCTGACTGCCTCTGCCAGGCAACGCCAGAGCACCTGGGTGAAGTTGGGCCTTTCTTTACCCCACTGGAATCCAGATCCACCCCTGAATACCCCATGCGGCTGTCTCCCGCCACACCTCGCTACAGTGGACACCATTCCCCAGCTCTACTAAACCAGAGCGTCTTGGCTCAGCCTTTCAAGCCAGAGCTTAACGCTAACCCAAAAATGCTTCCTGACGGGGATCACCAACAGATGCCTGGTGTCTACAGTCCAGGGAGCACTCCTAACTCTCCGCTCAGCCCACAAATTGGTTCTAAACCAGTGGatagagaaaagaaagattGGGAGCTGGGGACAGACGAGAAACGGTTAAGTCCAGGGGCCAGACCGGCAGCTTCTACTCCCCCACCCCAACTCTCCAATGGGAATCCCAGCCAGGCAGTGTTGGAGTTCGCCCAGTACCTAGACTCTCTATTCAGATTGGACGGCAGCAGCTCGCCGCCTATGGAGCTGTCTGACGGGGAGTCCGAGTCAGGCCGGGGCTCCTTTGGTCAGGGTGAATGTCTCGAAAATGGGCAGCAGTTGGATGACAAACAACTCTTGgccagagcaacactggagccTAACCTGGTCCCCAAGCCCCCACGTACTTTTGCTGGGTCTGCTGACCCCTCTTCTGGCATCTCCTTGTcaccctccttccctctctcgtCGTCCGAGGAGCTCAACGACCTTTCACCCGGCGAGGGTGCCCTGCCAGCCATACACTCCCTACGAACATCCACCCCTTGCCACTGTCCTGAAGAGAACACACTATCATCAATGGTGTAG